A single genomic interval of bacterium harbors:
- the nrdR gene encoding transcriptional regulator NrdR, with translation MKCPYCGYLKDKVVDSREREDGLLIRRRRICLKCKRRFTTYEEIDLKPLIVVKKDGRRERFNREKLIIGIQKACEKRPISTDKINEIVEDIEKELRQKYENEVTSKEIGKSVIKKLKKLDKVAYIRFASVYQEFEDIEQFLKEIEKIGGKNV, from the coding sequence ATGAAATGTCCTTACTGCGGTTATTTAAAAGACAAAGTGGTTGATTCAAGAGAAAGAGAAGATGGTTTGTTAATAAGAAGAAGGAGAATATGTCTGAAGTGTAAAAGAAGATTTACCACTTATGAAGAGATAGATTTAAAACCATTAATTGTTGTTAAGAAAGATGGTAGAAGAGAAAGGTTTAACAGAGAAAAATTGATAATCGGGATACAGAAGGCATGTGAGAAAAGACCCATAAGTACAGATAAAATAAATGAGATTGTTGAAGATATTGAAAAAGAATTGAGACAGAAATATGAAAATGAAGTTACCTCCAAAGAAATAGGAAAAAGTGTTATAAAAAAATTGAAAAAACTTGATAAAGTTGCATATATTAGATTTGCTTCTGTTTATCAGGAATTTGAAGATATTGAACAGTTTTTAAAAGAAATAGAAAAAATAGGGGGAAAAAATGTTTAA
- a CDS encoding zinc ribbon domain-containing protein: protein MPTYEYECKNCGYKFEKFQKMTDEPLNICPECKKESLRRLVGVGGGVIFKGPGFYTTEYRSEDYKRKEREEKGLSSTSSGSCSSCSASSCSTCKK, encoded by the coding sequence ATGCCTACTTATGAATATGAATGCAAAAATTGTGGTTATAAATTTGAAAAATTTCAAAAAATGACTGATGAACCTTTAAATATATGTCCTGAATGTAAAAAAGAAAGTTTAAGAAGATTAGTTGGAGTTGGCGGTGGTGTTATTTTTAAAGGACCTGGATTTTACACAACAGAATATAGAAGTGAAGATTATAAAAGAAAAGAAAGAGAGGAAAAGGGATTGAGTTCTACATCTTCAGGTTCCTGTTCCTCCTGTAGTGCTTCTTCCTGTTCAACCTGTAAAAAGTAA
- a CDS encoding flavin reductase family protein, translating to MKKEIKYIDVMEETIEALKEGRVLVCSVDKNNKPNVMAIGWGSIGIIWGEPIFFIFIRPSRYTFNLIEKTEDFTVNIFEEKYKEIVNWCGTVSGREYDKFKEKNLTPLKSKYVKSPVVKESIISFECKVIARMDVKPEMIDKEIKERMYKSGDYHRVYLGKILASYKNFT from the coding sequence ATGAAAAAAGAAATTAAATATATTGATGTAATGGAAGAAACAATTGAAGCATTAAAGGAAGGCAGAGTTCTTGTTTGTTCTGTGGATAAAAATAATAAACCGAATGTGATGGCGATTGGATGGGGAAGTATTGGTATTATCTGGGGTGAACCTATTTTTTTTATTTTTATAAGACCTTCAAGATATACATTTAATCTGATTGAAAAAACAGAGGATTTTACTGTTAATATCTTTGAAGAGAAATATAAGGAAATAGTTAACTGGTGTGGCACAGTTTCAGGAAGAGAATATGATAAATTTAAAGAAAAAAATCTGACACCTTTAAAATCAAAATATGTAAAATCTCCTGTTGTTAAAGAAAGTATTATAAGTTTTGAATGTAAAGTTATTGCAAGGATGGATGTTAAACCGGAAATGATTGATAAAGAAATAAAAGAAAGAATGTATAAATCAGGTGATTATCATCGCGTATATTTAGGTAAAATTCTTGCCTCTTATAAAAATTTCACTTGA
- a CDS encoding prolyl oligopeptidase family serine peptidase, with product MEKAVIFDGSKGKLFGVIHIPEKEKSPGIVLFHGFTGNKCESHFIFTKLARKLCREGFSVLRFDFYGSGDSEGNFYEMTLETEMKDGEKALEFFKTFDFVDREKIGVCGLSMGAVTAVYVVHKFKEVKGLCLWSPLAFPKIIQKKILTKKIREKIEKYGKCYIPGMGHYIGKGFIESLGKIDMKEYVENYRGNVFIIHTKDDLSLDLKNALFYFEKFHKNASNLKMLVLDKGGHVFTTEESENTVIDETTEFFKECFKKE from the coding sequence ATGGAAAAGGCAGTTATTTTTGATGGAAGTAAAGGTAAACTATTTGGGGTTATTCATATTCCAGAAAAGGAGAAATCACCCGGAATTGTACTTTTTCATGGTTTTACTGGAAATAAATGTGAAAGTCACTTTATATTTACAAAACTCGCAAGAAAATTATGTAGGGAGGGTTTTTCTGTTTTGAGATTTGATTTTTATGGTTCAGGTGATAGTGAAGGGAATTTTTATGAAATGACTCTTGAAACAGAAATGAAAGACGGAGAAAAAGCATTAGAATTTTTTAAAACATTTGATTTTGTTGACAGAGAAAAAATTGGAGTTTGTGGTCTTTCAATGGGTGCTGTTACTGCAGTTTATGTTGTTCATAAATTTAAGGAAGTTAAGGGATTATGTTTATGGTCTCCCCTTGCATTTCCAAAAATTATACAGAAGAAAATTTTAACAAAAAAAATAAGAGAAAAAATAGAAAAATATGGCAAGTGTTATATACCTGGAATGGGTCATTATATCGGAAAGGGATTTATTGAATCTCTTGGAAAAATTGATATGAAAGAATATGTAGAAAATTATAGGGGAAATGTTTTTATCATACATACAAAAGATGACCTTTCTCTTGACTTGAAAAATGCACTTTTTTATTTTGAAAAATTTCATAAAAACGCGAGTAATCTTAAAATGCTTGTGCTTGATAAAGGAGGGCATGTTTTTACCACAGAAGAAAGCGAAAATACAGTTATAGATGAGACAACAGAATTCTTTAAAGAATGTTTTAAAAAGGAGTAA
- a CDS encoding glycosyltransferase family 9 protein has product MKKILIIREGALGDLILTFPVFFSFKKNGYRVFAGGKGIYKNFIEKYGNVEKFIPLDSSEYLFFFESENTKLKGFLKDFDIIIAYTDEKEIIGENLKKNFMNKIIFHPVKKEKLNIHITDYLMKPVKEIFNKNLYFSINLNLKNKGEFFLIHPGSGSKDKNWGKEKFLKLSENLKNVKLLLGPAEENELSFWKRNFKGEIFFNLDLEDIIKIAERTIAYIGNDSGITHLFSITGVKTIAIFGPTSPFIWGPRGKNVKIVYKNLECSPCVYEKMKNCTDKKCLEEIKVEDILSFISDG; this is encoded by the coding sequence ATGAAAAAAATTTTAATAATCAGAGAGGGAGCACTCGGTGATTTAATTTTAACATTTCCTGTTTTTTTCAGTTTTAAAAAAAATGGGTACAGAGTTTTTGCAGGAGGAAAGGGTATTTATAAAAATTTTATTGAAAAGTATGGAAATGTTGAGAAATTTATTCCACTTGATTCAAGTGAATATCTTTTTTTCTTTGAAAGTGAGAATACCAAGTTGAAAGGTTTTCTTAAAGATTTTGATATTATTATTGCCTACACAGATGAAAAAGAAATAATAGGAGAAAATCTAAAGAAAAATTTTATGAATAAAATAATTTTCCACCCTGTTAAAAAGGAGAAATTGAATATCCACATTACAGATTATTTAATGAAGCCAGTTAAGGAAATATTTAATAAAAATTTATATTTTTCTATAAATTTAAATTTAAAAAATAAAGGAGAATTTTTTTTAATTCATCCGGGAAGCGGAAGTAAAGATAAAAACTGGGGGAAAGAGAAGTTTTTGAAACTTTCAGAAAATCTGAAAAATGTAAAATTACTTCTTGGACCTGCAGAAGAAAATGAACTTTCATTCTGGAAGAGAAATTTTAAAGGAGAAATTTTTTTTAATCTTGATTTAGAAGATATTATTAAAATTGCCGAAAGAACTATTGCTTATATTGGAAATGATTCCGGAATTACTCACCTTTTCAGTATTACAGGAGTAAAAACAATTGCTATTTTTGGACCTACTTCACCTTTTATTTGGGGTCCGAGAGGAAAAAATGTTAAAATTGTTTACAAAAATTTGGAGTGCAGTCCTTGTGTATATGAAAAAATGAAAAATTGTACAGATAAAAAATGTTTGGAAGAGATAAAAGTTGAAGATATTCTTTCTTTTATTTCGGACGGTTAA